GAGCTAGACTTAGCGTCTGCGAAACCTTTAGCGTATGCATCAGCTTGAGCCTTAGCAAAAGCGTCAGCTTGACCTTTAGCGTATGCATCAGCAACACCTTTAGCGTTAGCGTCAGCAACACCAGCAAACTTACCATCTGTAGTAGCGTTAGAAACGTTCTTAGTTGTGTTCTTGTTGTTGTAATGGAAGCCCCAATCAGAATCGTTGTTCATGTCGTTGTTGTTAGCGAAAGGACCAAAGTTTTGAGCGCCATTGAAAGGACCCATGTTTGAACCACCGTTGAAAGGACCCATGTTTTGTCCACCAGTAAATGGACCCATGTTAGAACCTGAGTTCATAGGACCGAAGTTAGAACCACCGTCAAAAGGACCCCAGTTAGACATGCCGTTACCGTTAGTCCAACCGTTGTTGTTGTTGTTACCAAAAAAAGCTGAAGCTGAAGTAGCTGCTACTAAAGTAGTAATTGCGATAATTTTTTTCATGTTAATCTCCTAGATTATGTTTTAAATTTTTGACTCACTCATTATTGAGTAAGTTTTAAGTACTGAGCTAGTTACCCTGTATGGGGAATATTATATAACATTTATATTAGAAGTCAATGATATTCTTTTATTTTTTTTCAAATATTCTATAAATCGTTGATATAACAGCGTTTATTCCCTTAAAAAAATATTGAAAAAAATAAAAATGAGCTAAAAATAGGCGTCAAGAGTACTAAAAAAGCATCCAAAATGGCTGTTTCGTCTTAATGATTGGGTCTTTTTAAGTCCTTATCTGTGCAAATTATCAAAATTTGGCAAATATTGAGAATGAACCTGTTTATGGTTATCACTTTCAACAAAAACAAAAAAACTGCTATAAATAGCAGTCTTAAATCAAGTTGAGACTTGTTAATTACTTATTAATATTAATTCTAGGCGTAGATGCGGCAGCGGGTGATAAATTCTGACCCTGCATCTGAGCTCTAACTGCCTGTGCAGCATTCTGAGACTGTGATTGCATCTGTTTATATCCGTCATTGAAGTTTACTGGCATTTCGTTAACAAAAAATGTTTTGCTGCCTGAGCCTTGAATTTGATCTAGCGTTTTACTAAAATCAGTCTCTTTTAGCCAGTTACTCGGCTGGATTTGATTAGGCGTAGCAATCATTGCGTTATTTTGTTGGAACGCATTATTTTGACGATAGTTTTTAAGTGTGCTTGGACGTGCACCAAAGCGACTCATATTTCGCGCGTCATTTTGTGGTGAATATTGTTCGCCCGCAGACATTGGATTCCAATTAGAATTATTACTCCAAGGTGCTTGACTCGTGTGGCCCGTTCCATTTCCAAACGGTGAAAAACCAGTGGTATCAAAAAATGCAGCAGCATTCATTGATATGGTCGCTAAACCAATCAGAAAATAATTAATTTTTGTCATAGTATGTGACTTGGTAAATAATTTATATTATTATACCATAATATAAATTATATTTCAATCTGGCTAAAAACCATAGCTTAGTTTTGTAAAGATTCGATCGTTATCCTTAAAACTGTCAATAGTAAGATTATCGCCTGGTAGATAATCAATAACGCCAGCGCTTACTGACATTTGATCATCAACCGCATAATCAAGCTCAAATCTAGCTGTTCCTCCATCTTGTCCCGTATTACCAAACACACTGAAAACCGCATTAAAATCTAGCGTTTGATTTAAATAAGATTGGTTAAAGCGTAAGGCTTGCTGGTATTCTTTCTCAGGCTTATAGCCATTTAGCACATGATTAATTAGATCTTCATAATCATGGATTTTTCTCAAGGCGATTTCATAACTGATTGAACCATCTCGAATGCCGCTATATTCAACGCCTAACAATAAATCAGTTCTGGCTTTATTATCATTAACATTGTTATAGTTAATATTATCAAAATGTGCAATTTCAGTCTTTAATAAGAAACTGTCAACCACTTGATTATAAGCAAAACCTAGCATTTTAGATTTATTGTCATATTTCAATGTCGTATTATTCTCTACTAAATAGGGCTTGTCTACATAAGTATCGGCGAAATAAAAACCCAGATCATAACCTTCAAATGCGCCATTTAAACTCATGGCAAATGTTGTATTGTCCAAAGAGTCGGCAGGCTGAATAATTAAAAAATCATTTGCACCTATAGGCAGACTGCTAAAATCTGAATCTTTCCTGGGATTCTTGCTGAAACGATTTTCATGAAGTGCAATGACTGATAAATTTAAATCGTTCATATAGTAATCTAGCTTGCTCATCGTTCTGCCTAAGCGTAAATTCTTAATATCGACCAATCCAGGTGTGCGATTGTCTAATGGATTAAGAATATCCGTTATTCTGATAGAATCTGACTTGCCCCAAACTACGACCTGCCTACCAGCCTTAAAGTCTAAATTTTGAAAAATTTCGAGCTCAATATTAAGCTCATTTAAATCAATTTGAGTTTCATAGCCTTCTGGAACGGATCGATTTTCAAGCTCATACACAAAATCACGGTAGCCTTTAAGGTTGCCTGATAATTTCGCGCCATTGTCAAATTTGTACTCACCCAAAATATCAACTAAGGTTTTTAAAGATGACAAGTCTTTTTCATTGCTAACATTGTAATGCGCCTCTACTTCGATCGAGCCATATAAATCACCTTTTGAATCTGGCGCCTGATCGACGACAACTTCAATCACCTCATCATCAAAGCCTTCATCAAAGCCGTCTTCTGCACTAATAGATAATGATAAAACTAATACAACAGAACTAAGCCAATATTTCATCTCTTAAAGGCCTTTCTCAATTGTTCGAATTGTAAACATATTGCTATCGATCGGCTGATTAATTCTGACATCAGAATTAGTTAAGATGGTCTTATGCAGGGTTTGTTTTCCTTGCTTGGTAGTCATGGTAGTTTTCATAGCAACCCAAATGCCGTCAATTTTCTGTATCTCTTTGACATCCATATATTTAATACGACTGGCTTTTTTCAAATAAAACTTCGCACGAGTCAGCACGTAATTATCTTTACGCACATATAGAATACTCTTTGTATAGCCTGTTTCGTCGATCACGCCTTGGTTTGCCGGCAATGCTTCAATCTTCCACACTTGCTCGTCACCCTTAGCACGCTTAATGGTGCTTTCTCCTAGCAACTTATAGCTGTAATCATCCAACTCTTTATCGGTCATATCTGAATAGGAGAAATCACTGCCCATAAAAGCAGCATCTTTGTCACTAGCTGGTATTCGCTTGGTTTTTTTCAATGCTGGTAAATACATCCACTGATCATCGTCCTTATCGTCACCACTATAATCATAAGTCAAAAAGGCGGTATTTTTAACATCGCTTGGCGATAAGAAAAAGATAGTTTTATGCTCAGTATTAGCGTCAATATCTTTTGAAAATGTGCGCATTTGTCGAGTGCGCTGCTTGTTATTTTTATCAATCAACGTCATTTGCATGGTGGACACCATACTGTCGCCGTCATCTCTCGCATCTGCTTTATCCATAATGCTTCGAGCCTGGTCTGCGCCGAATGCACTGGTTGCACCTAATAGGGCGCTGAGTGTTACTAATAATAGTTTTTTCATTATAAATCTCCTTTGTTATGAACAAGTAACTTCATGATGGCAGGCACTAAGAAAAAATCAGCCAATAGAGCAATAAAGATAGCGCTGGCTGTCAATATACCAAAGTTAAACATCGAGCTCATCGAGGCAAACAACAAGACCAAAAATCCAACTGAAAGCACGATCGATGTTGCTGTTATAGCTCTACCGGTGCCCATTAAAGTAAGTCTTACTGCTTTATCAACATCATTAAATTCAAGCTCATAGCGCCTAAAGTTATGCATGAAATGCACCGTGTCATCCACCGCTAATCCGAGCGCAATAGCACCAATTAACATGGTGAACATATCAAGTGGCATATCAAAAATTACCATAATGGTTGATAAGAACAAAATTGGCAAGATATTTGGAATCATACTGATTAAACCAATCTTGACATTGCCAATGAGTAGCACCATCATGACTGTCACCAAGCCAAAGGCTATCAAGTAGCTTATTGCACTAGAGTGAATGGATTTTTCCATAATCACTGATAATAATGTCGTGATGCCTGTTAATTGAACAGTCGCTACACCTTTAAACTCTTGATCAAGTCGCTCTTGAACTTGCAATATAAACTCGTTGTATTCAAGTGCATCAATATAGGGTGCTTTAACCGTGATACGCGCTTTTGAAAAACTGGAATCTACAAAATCTTCCAAATCATCGCTGCCGCTATTTTCAAATAAAAATAGCTCTTGAGCAATCAGATCTTTATTTTGAGGGATACTATAAAACTCGGCCTTATTTTCATTCAGTGCCCTATTAGTCTCTTTCAACACATCGGCCAAACTTAGGGTTTTTCCCACAAAGTAGGTCTCAGTTTGAATACTATTCAAATAATCCGTGGCGTTTTGGATTTTGTTAAGCATTACCGGTTCATACAAACCATTTTCTTTGCCGGTATCAATCACAATTTCCAAAGTGATCGAGCCCTTAAGTTTTTCATCAACTACCTCTGTAGCGACTCTTGAGGGGTGATCTTCTGGAAACCACTCTAATGGATAATGCGAGAATCTGAGCTGTGATGCAAAGAAAATAGCGACCACAACCATCATTGTACTAATCGCGATAATCGCTTTTGGATAGCCTGTTGAGATTCGACTAATGCTCAATAACATCGTGTCCATCTTAGTGTGCTCTTGTGAATCTTCTTTGGCTGTATGTGGTTTAATTTTCATACTGGCAATCAGTGCTGGTAATAAAACCAAGTTAAACAACAAACCAATCAAAACACCACTACTGGCGAACACGCCTAAATCAGCCACGGGGGACAGCTCTGAAAATGAGAACGACCATAGGCCCGCTGCTGTGGTGAGTGATGTCATCACAATGGCAAGTCCAGAGTGTCCCATGGCATAACGTAGAGATGCCTTTCTGTCTTGCGTTTTAGAAAGGTCCTTATAAAAAATTGCCAATAAGTGAATGGCGCCGCCGGTAATAACGGCCAGTAAAAATGACGGCATAATTTGAGTCACAATGGTAAACGGCGTACCCGTTATAGCCATAAGAGACAAGGTAACTGCAATGGTGAAAAAAACGGCAACTAGAGGAAGTAGCACGCCTGAAAGGCGCTTAAATAATATGGCCAAAACAATTACAATCATTACAATCATTTTTGTAATAAAGCTTTTAGTATCCTCCATCATGCTTTGTTTTAACGTGCCAGCAATTACTGCTGAGCCGGTCAGATAGATTTTAAAATCCTCTGCTTCAAAGTCTTTAATAATTTGCTGAGCTTTGTTAACAAGAATAGTGTTTTCAGCATCCGAAAAATAAAGCTTCTCAGTTTGCACTATATTAACGGGCTTATCTGCGAACTCATCTTCTTCCTGTTCAACGATAAGTTTGCCATCAGCATCAAGCAAAGAGTATGTTTGTGTATCAATCACAATGGTGGTGAATGTTTGATCTTCACTAAATAACAAATTTTCTAGCAAAGGATTGTTAAGTGCTCGTTGTTTTTGCGGCTCAATCTGTTCTTGTGTATCTGGCAAGGCTTCAAACAAATCCTCAACAATCAGACTTTCTTGGTCGCCATAAGTATTTCTGGCATTAATAAGAGAGTTAACGTCTGTGATATAAGGCGTTAACTCATTTTCAAGTCGAACATGAAGCTTTTCCAGCTTCTTGAGAAAATTCAGATCAAAAACATTGCTTGTTTTAATAGCAACCAACAGCTTTTCATCACGACCAAACTGGTCTCTAAACTCATCATAAGCCACACGCATAGAATCTGTTTTATGCAGAAATCCCTCTGTTGAGGTGTCCATGGTTAAATTCGGCAATTGAGAGCCAAATGCTGCTACTAATAATAAAATGGCAAAAATGGTTTTTTTACTATTTGTAAAGATCAAGTCTGAAAAACTTTCAAATTTTCTTTCGGTTCGATGACGCCAATTCATAATAGGTAATTCCAATTAATAAGTTTTTAAAATTTTATTGTTATATAGAAAGCATGGTGTGCATTTTATTATATAAATTAAAATGTTGATGCCCCTCTATTTTTAAATCAAGTTCATTATAAGCTGTAATATAAACTAGCATATTATATAAAAAAACATTTGCTATCAACTTATTGCCAAATGTAACAATTCTATTGTGATCATATAGCTTACGTATAATTAATTTTATATGTTGAAAACAAAAAACATAATACTGCCAGGAGAAGAGGGGCCCTCTGTCGCGTTAAGACCCTATTACTTATCGCAAATACCGGTTATTGTGCTAGAAAGCAGTAGCACTAAAATAATACTAACACTGTGATTTACTATTTGACAAAAGTAGTTGTTAGTGCGATTTTGATTGTAATCATCTCTGAAATATCAAAGCGTAGCTCTTTTATGGGTGCGCTTCTTGCCTCTATCCCTTTGGTTTCTGTCATGGCCATTTTATGGATCTATATAGACACCAAAGATATTGAAAAAATAAGTAGTCTTTCTACAGGTATTTTTTGGCTTGTACTGCCCTCACTGGCTTTATTTGTATCCCTGCCTTTATTGCTAAAACAAGGTTTGGACTTTTATTTAAGCTTGCTTATCTCAGTCGCAATCACTGTTGCTTGTTACGCTATATTGATTTTTATTCTCGATCACTACAATATTAAACTGTAGATATCTTGAACTCAGAAGAGTCCACCAGTAAAGAAAAGTGTTTTATGTATAACACTTTAAAAACGATCCAAAATGCAATCAAACTGTTAAGCTTGACAAGCACAGTGTTTCTAAAGTGTTGTACAGTTAATATGGTGCCGATGGCCAGAGTCGAACTGGCACGAGCGTAGCTCACTACCCCCTCAAGGTAGCGCGTCTACCAATTCCGCCACACCGGCAAAAAAATTATAGCAACTTAATAGTTAGGAATGTCGCTTGTGTCAGATGGTGCTGGTGCGATCATCGGCACATCTGAAGGAACGGTTGAAGTTACCTGTTCCATAATACTACTTGAGTCGCTCTTAGCGCCAGTTTCATTGGTTGCTAAATAGGCTAGCGTTAGGCTAGTTACAAAAAAACCAATAGCAACGCTGGCAGTTAATTTGTACATAAATGAATTTGCCCCTCTAGCGCCGAATACTGAGCCAGATGCGCCTGCACCAAAAGCAGCGCCTGCATCAGCACCTTTGCCGTGTTGCATTAAAACTAGCGCAATTAAACTAAGTGCTAAAAGTATATGAATAATTAAAATGATTTGGAATGACATAATTAACCTGCTTTACAAATTTTTAAAAAATCTTCTGGTTTCAATGAAGCGCCACCAATCAGTCCGCCATCAATGTCTTCGCAACCAATCAGTTCAGCGGCGTTACTAGGATTCATACTACCGCCGTATAAAATCGGTGTGGTTTGAGCGACGTTCTCGTCGTTCTGTGCCAACATTGAACGAATAAAGGCATGTGCATCTTGAGCTTGTTGTGGTGTCGCTGTAACGCCCGTTCCAATTGCCCAAACCGGTTCATAAGCAATAATGATA
This genomic interval from Candidatus Thioglobus sp. contains the following:
- a CDS encoding outer membrane lipoprotein-sorting protein, with amino-acid sequence MKKLLLVTLSALLGATSAFGADQARSIMDKADARDDGDSMVSTMQMTLIDKNNKQRTRQMRTFSKDIDANTEHKTIFFLSPSDVKNTAFLTYDYSGDDKDDDQWMYLPALKKTKRIPASDKDAAFMGSDFSYSDMTDKELDDYSYKLLGESTIKRAKGDEQVWKIEALPANQGVIDETGYTKSILYVRKDNYVLTRAKFYLKKASRIKYMDVKEIQKIDGIWVAMKTTMTTKQGKQTLHKTILTNSDVRINQPIDSNMFTIRTIEKGL
- a CDS encoding efflux RND transporter permease subunit, which translates into the protein MNWRHRTERKFESFSDLIFTNSKKTIFAILLLVAAFGSQLPNLTMDTSTEGFLHKTDSMRVAYDEFRDQFGRDEKLLVAIKTSNVFDLNFLKKLEKLHVRLENELTPYITDVNSLINARNTYGDQESLIVEDLFEALPDTQEQIEPQKQRALNNPLLENLLFSEDQTFTTIVIDTQTYSLLDADGKLIVEQEEDEFADKPVNIVQTEKLYFSDAENTILVNKAQQIIKDFEAEDFKIYLTGSAVIAGTLKQSMMEDTKSFITKMIVMIVIVLAILFKRLSGVLLPLVAVFFTIAVTLSLMAITGTPFTIVTQIMPSFLLAVITGGAIHLLAIFYKDLSKTQDRKASLRYAMGHSGLAIVMTSLTTAAGLWSFSFSELSPVADLGVFASSGVLIGLLFNLVLLPALIASMKIKPHTAKEDSQEHTKMDTMLLSISRISTGYPKAIIAISTMMVVVAIFFASQLRFSHYPLEWFPEDHPSRVATEVVDEKLKGSITLEIVIDTGKENGLYEPVMLNKIQNATDYLNSIQTETYFVGKTLSLADVLKETNRALNENKAEFYSIPQNKDLIAQELFLFENSGSDDLEDFVDSSFSKARITVKAPYIDALEYNEFILQVQERLDQEFKGVATVQLTGITTLLSVIMEKSIHSSAISYLIAFGLVTVMMVLLIGNVKIGLISMIPNILPILFLSTIMVIFDMPLDMFTMLIGAIALGLAVDDTVHFMHNFRRYELEFNDVDKAVRLTLMGTGRAITATSIVLSVGFLVLLFASMSSMFNFGILTASAIFIALLADFFLVPAIMKLLVHNKGDL
- a CDS encoding DUF3147 family protein, with translation MIYYLTKVVVSAILIVIISEISKRSSFMGALLASIPLVSVMAILWIYIDTKDIEKISSLSTGIFWLVLPSLALFVSLPLLLKQGLDFYLSLLISVAITVACYAILIFILDHYNIKL
- the secG gene encoding preprotein translocase subunit SecG, producing the protein MSFQIILIIHILLALSLIALVLMQHGKGADAGAAFGAGASGSVFGARGANSFMYKLTASVAIGFFVTSLTLAYLATNETGAKSDSSSIMEQVTSTVPSDVPMIAPAPSDTSDIPNY